In Ostrinia nubilalis chromosome 10, ilOstNubi1.1, whole genome shotgun sequence, a single genomic region encodes these proteins:
- the LOC135075339 gene encoding exosome complex component RRP40 codes for MKVAIDDVVLPGDVCEDIIKAGEKSRVILGPGLRKELDKIFITKPGVLRKRAPNTYWVDSYQKRYVPSRGENVIGVVVQKAGDVFRVDVGGSCTATLSYLSFENATKKNRPEVQIGDIVYAKMLVASKDMEPEIVCVDSNGKKGRLGVLNEGFVFKCSINLVRKILNPNCPLLNALKNEWPFELAAGMNGRIWIKANSMRETIAVGNAILGCEYLNSDEIKSMCVNIASILAGHVS; via the coding sequence ATGAAAGTTGCAATTGACGACGTTGTGCTGCCAGGTGACGTCTGTGAAGACATCATAAAAGCCGGCGAAAAGAGCAGAGTGATCCTCGGGCCTGGCTTGCGGAAAGAACTAGACAAAATATTTATCACAAAACCTGGAGTTCTGAGGAAACGAGCGCCAAACACTTACTGGGTGGACAGCTACCAGAAGCGATACGTTCCTTCGCGAGGGGAGAATGTTATAGGTGTTGTTGTTCAGAAGGCTGGAGATGTGTTCCGCGTTGATGTTGGAGGCAGTTGTACGGCCACACTGTCCTACTTATCCTTTGAAAATGCCACAAAAAAGAATAGACCAGAAGTTCAGATAGGCGACATTGTGTATGCCAAAATGCTAGTGGCAAGTAAAGATATGGAACCTGAGATTGTGTGTGTGGACTCAAATGGGAAGAAGGGTCGTTTAGGAGTTCTCAATGAAGGCTTTGTCTTTAAATGCTCCATAAATCTAgttagaaaaatattaaatccaAATTGCCCATTACTAAATGCTCTGAAAAACGAATGGCCATTTGAACTGGCTGCAGGCATGAACGGAAGAATTTGGATAAAAGCAAACTCCATGAGAGAAACAATAGCGGTAGGAAATGCTATCCTAGGATGTGAATATCTAAATAGTGATGAAATCAAGAGCATGTGTGTGAATATTGCTAGCATTCTTGCTGGACATGTCTCATAA